Proteins from a single region of Candidatus Kryptoniota bacterium:
- the uvrC gene encoding excinuclease ABC subunit UvrC: protein MTIPTEDIKVNDIGFELKEKLDSLPRLPGVYQFKNADGKVIYVGKAKILRNRVRSYFQVGHDHDPKTKAMVSKAADLEVIVTDTEMEALILENTLIKKLKPRYNIDLRDDKSYPYIVVTNEPFPRVFVTRKIRQDGSRYYGPYTDVKTMRFALKSVRDIFQIRSCRLPLTEEGVRKKKWKVCLDYHIGKCGGPCEGLVTREEYHEMITQVEKLLKGKTRDLMAQLTEDMKGYSERLEFEKAGEAKKKLDAITVYTEKQKMVSLELIERDIIATVSEDDDGCGVIFKVRDGKLIGKQHFYLSNVSGRSESEMIETLIERYYIKAEYVPPEVYLSAEPSDPELVEGLLREKRGSAVTVMVPVEGEDLKLVRMCRANAKFMLDELKIQKEKGKETIPHTLQALQRELHLPAAPRRIECFDNSNIQGSDPVASMVVFVDGKPRKSDYRKFKIKTVVGPDDFASMEEVIERRYTRTIREGGQLPDLVVVDGGKGQLSSAVEVLRRIGLPNQPIIGLAKRLEEVFVPGESESILLPKTTSALKLLQHVRDEAHRFAITFHRSLREKRVISTQLTDIRGVGETKAARLLREFGSVKNVRDASVEEIAKIVGEKAAKNIKSYLSKTDSKQKVKSEK from the coding sequence ATGACTATTCCTACCGAAGACATAAAAGTAAACGACATTGGTTTCGAGTTGAAGGAAAAACTTGACAGTCTCCCGCGGCTGCCCGGCGTCTACCAGTTCAAGAACGCAGATGGGAAAGTCATTTACGTCGGGAAGGCAAAGATCCTCAGGAACCGTGTCCGCTCCTATTTCCAGGTGGGGCATGACCACGATCCGAAGACAAAGGCAATGGTCTCGAAGGCGGCGGATCTCGAGGTAATCGTTACGGACACGGAGATGGAGGCCCTGATACTTGAAAACACTCTTATCAAGAAACTGAAACCGCGATACAACATCGATCTCCGCGACGACAAAAGTTATCCGTACATTGTCGTCACGAACGAGCCGTTCCCGAGAGTTTTCGTCACGAGGAAAATCAGGCAGGATGGATCGAGATATTACGGACCGTACACGGACGTTAAGACGATGCGCTTCGCACTGAAATCTGTGCGCGACATTTTCCAGATCCGGAGCTGCAGGTTACCGCTGACGGAAGAGGGCGTCCGGAAAAAGAAATGGAAAGTATGTCTCGATTATCACATCGGCAAATGCGGCGGACCGTGTGAAGGCCTGGTGACCCGCGAAGAGTACCACGAGATGATAACACAGGTCGAGAAACTCCTCAAAGGTAAGACACGCGATCTGATGGCCCAACTGACCGAGGACATGAAGGGATATTCCGAAAGACTCGAATTCGAAAAAGCGGGCGAGGCCAAGAAGAAGCTTGACGCGATCACGGTATACACGGAAAAGCAGAAGATGGTTTCGCTGGAGCTCATAGAACGCGACATAATCGCGACAGTAAGCGAAGACGATGACGGCTGCGGAGTGATCTTCAAAGTTCGCGACGGCAAGCTGATCGGTAAACAGCACTTCTATCTGTCGAATGTCTCCGGGCGTTCGGAGTCTGAGATGATCGAAACCCTCATCGAGAGGTACTACATCAAGGCAGAATACGTTCCGCCGGAAGTGTACCTGTCGGCTGAACCGTCCGACCCCGAGCTCGTCGAAGGTCTTCTCAGGGAGAAAAGAGGGAGCGCGGTGACCGTCATGGTCCCGGTTGAGGGCGAAGATCTCAAGCTTGTCAGGATGTGCAGGGCAAACGCGAAGTTCATGCTCGACGAGCTGAAGATTCAGAAGGAGAAAGGAAAGGAAACGATACCCCACACACTTCAGGCGCTGCAGCGCGAACTTCACCTTCCGGCGGCACCGAGACGAATTGAGTGTTTCGATAATTCAAACATTCAAGGGAGCGATCCGGTAGCTTCGATGGTCGTATTTGTGGACGGCAAACCTCGCAAAAGCGATTACCGGAAATTCAAAATAAAAACCGTCGTCGGGCCGGACGACTTCGCGAGCATGGAAGAAGTCATCGAGCGGCGGTACACGCGGACGATCCGGGAAGGAGGTCAGCTGCCGGACCTTGTCGTCGTTGACGGTGGTAAGGGTCAGTTGTCGTCCGCCGTTGAAGTGCTTAGAAGGATCGGACTTCCAAACCAGCCGATCATCGGACTCGCCAAGCGCCTCGAGGAGGTTTTCGTTCCGGGTGAAAGCGAATCCATACTCCTCCCGAAGACCACATCAGCGCTCAAGCTGCTCCAGCATGTTCGCGATGAAGCGCACAGGTTCGCGATAACCTTTCATCGTTCGCTCCGCGAGAAGCGGGTTATCTCGACTCAGCTTACGGATATCCGAGGTGTCGGTGAAACTAAGGCAGCCAGGCTCCTGAGGGAATTCGGATCTGTAAAAAATGTACGTGACGCGTCAGTCGAAGAAATCGCAAAAATTGTCGGGGAGAAAGCGGCGAAAAACATTAAATCATATCTGAGCAAAACGGACAGCAAGCAAAAAGTGAAAAGTGAAAAGTGA
- a CDS encoding SCO family protein — MANKLLRLSCLLVPTLFLLLAGCSRLPVISDLSGRDYAFLNQDSTRVEFPSAYKGNIVVMSFVYTHCPDVCPLTTNNIQHLQDTLSLSGISGVKFVTMTFDPERDRPRVLKEYAEIRGIKFHDWNFLWGTKANIDSVLDEVDFRYFPGDSSYTKSGLVYYITHSNKIVLVDQDGRDRAEYNGSELDFQQIVKDIRELE, encoded by the coding sequence ATGGCGAATAAGCTTCTACGTCTATCCTGTCTACTGGTTCCCACGCTTTTCCTCCTTCTTGCCGGATGCAGCAGGCTGCCGGTCATTTCCGACCTTAGCGGAAGGGACTACGCATTCCTCAACCAGGACAGCACGCGCGTCGAATTTCCATCAGCTTACAAAGGAAATATCGTTGTGATGTCTTTTGTCTATACACACTGCCCCGACGTTTGCCCGCTGACGACGAACAATATTCAGCATCTCCAGGATACACTTTCATTGAGCGGGATCAGCGGCGTGAAATTCGTGACGATGACATTCGATCCGGAGAGGGACAGGCCGCGGGTCCTGAAAGAGTATGCCGAAATACGTGGAATCAAGTTCCACGACTGGAATTTCCTCTGGGGGACGAAGGCGAACATAGATTCTGTCCTGGACGAAGTAGACTTTAGATATTTCCCCGGTGACTCATCGTACACCAAGTCGGGATTGGTATATTACATAACGCATTCGAACAAGATCGTCCTGGTCGACCAGGATGGGCGTGATCGGGCCGAGTACAATGGAAGCGAGCTGGACTTCCAGCAGATCGTCAAGGACATAAGAGAACTGGAGTAG
- a CDS encoding copper chaperone PCu(A)C: MRKGDRPPKAPPGRRQETEHRRQQAGSRIFFAALLAAVVCIHTSDSFAQSKVRIEDAYVRTAAQLMTSAAYFKIVNNSAFADTLYDVEAPFAEMSHLHETYTENSMSGMRSVARIIIAAHSDFELKPGSYHVMLMNVKKELKAGEKVQFKLYFKRSGVIRVKAVVQK, translated from the coding sequence ATGAGGAAAGGAGACAGACCGCCGAAGGCACCTCCGGGGCGAAGACAGGAAACAGAACACCGGCGGCAACAAGCGGGATCGCGAATTTTCTTCGCGGCATTGCTCGCAGCAGTTGTCTGCATTCACACCTCTGATTCCTTTGCTCAGAGCAAGGTAAGAATCGAAGACGCTTACGTCCGAACGGCGGCCCAGCTCATGACGAGTGCGGCGTACTTTAAGATCGTCAACAACTCAGCCTTTGCCGATACGCTTTATGATGTCGAGGCGCCGTTCGCCGAGATGTCGCATCTCCACGAGACATATACTGAAAACTCCATGAGCGGGATGCGAAGCGTTGCAAGGATAATAATTGCGGCGCATTCGGACTTCGAATTGAAACCCGGCAGTTACCATGTGATGTTAATGAACGTAAAGAAGGAGCTGAAGGCGGGGGAGAAAGTCCAATTCAAATTGTACTTCAAGCGGAGCGGTGTCATCAGGGTAAAAGCAGTAGTGCAGAAATGA
- a CDS encoding phosphoribosylanthranilate isomerase: MKSDDRRRETGSRTRVKICCIANPEEARTAIGFGADAIGLVGKMPSGPGVIGDSVIREIAALAPPAVETFLLTSETEADDIISHYRRTLTTAIQIVDYVEENVYEKLRREIPSTKIVQVIHVEDESCIDRAMRVKDFVNGILLDSGRPNANTKILGGTGITHNWEISGEIVERTGVPVFLAGGITPENIGAAVMSVRPFGIDACTGVRTAGILDRDKLKRLFEEIARVDRATVEQPVRVSSK; encoded by the coding sequence ATGAAGAGCGACGATAGGAGACGGGAGACAGGAAGCAGGACGCGTGTGAAGATCTGCTGTATAGCCAACCCTGAGGAAGCTCGCACCGCGATCGGCTTCGGAGCGGACGCTATCGGGCTCGTCGGGAAAATGCCGAGCGGTCCGGGTGTCATAGGCGATTCAGTGATCAGGGAAATTGCCGCGCTCGCGCCTCCTGCTGTAGAGACTTTTCTTCTTACAAGCGAAACGGAAGCCGATGATATCATCAGCCATTACAGACGCACTCTTACCACCGCGATTCAGATCGTCGACTATGTGGAAGAGAACGTTTACGAGAAACTGAGACGCGAGATTCCCTCGACCAAAATTGTGCAGGTCATACATGTCGAAGACGAAAGCTGTATCGACCGCGCAATGAGAGTAAAAGATTTCGTCAACGGCATCTTGCTCGACTCCGGAAGGCCGAACGCGAACACGAAGATACTTGGAGGGACCGGAATAACTCACAACTGGGAAATCAGCGGGGAGATAGTAGAAAGAACGGGAGTTCCGGTATTTCTCGCGGGCGGCATTACACCTGAGAACATCGGCGCTGCAGTCATGTCGGTACGCCCATTCGGAATAGACGCGTGTACCGGCGTGCGGACCGCTGGTATACTGGATCGAGACAAACTGAAGAGATTGTTCGAAGAGATAGCGCGCGTTGACCGCGCTACCGTGGAACAGCCCGTCAGGGTTTCAAGTAAATAA
- the bstA gene encoding bacillithiol transferase BstA, whose protein sequence is MEDLSYPIGRFKPEAALTDAGRNTLIDEIALAPAALGLAVKDLTNEQLDTPYRPGGWTARQVAHHLPDSHINAYVRFKLSLTENEPTIKPYDQKLWAELPDSRTADVRMSVELLEALHKRWVSLLRSMKPEDFKRTYRHPEGGISVLEHVLQMYAWHGKHHVAHITSLRKRMGW, encoded by the coding sequence ATGGAAGATCTAAGTTATCCGATCGGGCGGTTCAAGCCCGAGGCGGCACTTACAGACGCAGGTCGGAACACACTGATTGACGAGATCGCACTGGCGCCGGCCGCACTCGGGCTGGCCGTTAAGGATCTCACGAACGAGCAGCTCGATACACCTTACAGGCCTGGGGGATGGACGGCTCGGCAGGTCGCGCACCACTTACCGGACAGTCACATCAACGCATATGTGAGGTTCAAGCTTTCATTGACTGAGAACGAGCCGACGATAAAGCCGTACGATCAGAAGTTGTGGGCAGAGCTGCCGGACTCAAGGACCGCCGACGTCAGAATGTCGGTGGAACTGCTTGAAGCGCTCCACAAAAGATGGGTGTCGCTCCTCAGAAGCATGAAGCCGGAAGACTTCAAGCGGACTTACCGGCATCCCGAAGGCGGGATCAGCGTACTTGAACATGTCCTCCAGATGTATGCCTGGCACGGCAAGCACCATGTCGCACATATCACGTCACTTAGAAAAAGAATGGGGTGGTAG